The proteins below are encoded in one region of Bacillota bacterium:
- a CDS encoding IclR family transcriptional regulator: MSLPREVRVSEPEALQSAGRILDILLCFTPQRREWSVAELSAELGIHKSIVRRCVITLVSRGFLKQNPEDRRFRLGYAVFDLGALVLPGEEIRRVATPVMQELSRLTSTSVFLTMEEDGQAVCIGRVDSPGPLKVTFEVGRRSPLHAGASARVLLAHMPPEEVDRVIRNGLTRFTENTFVSGDLLLEELALTRQRGYALSFGELDPGVAALGVAVRGRIGEVVASLSVSGPSSDFTPGRIPELVEMTRRSAEAITGALFGGPAQIGDRNRTAQRFEKGGSHLCPK, from the coding sequence ATGAGTCTTCCTAGAGAGGTACGTGTCTCCGAACCTGAAGCCCTTCAGTCTGCTGGGCGAATTCTGGACATCTTGCTGTGCTTCACGCCTCAAAGGCGTGAGTGGAGTGTGGCTGAACTCTCAGCAGAACTTGGGATCCACAAGAGTATCGTGCGGCGGTGTGTCATCACTCTCGTGTCGAGGGGCTTCCTGAAGCAGAACCCGGAAGACAGGCGGTTTCGCCTGGGGTACGCGGTCTTCGATTTGGGGGCCTTGGTCTTGCCTGGTGAGGAGATCAGAAGAGTCGCCACGCCCGTCATGCAGGAGCTGTCCAGGCTCACCTCCACGTCCGTCTTCTTGACCATGGAGGAGGATGGGCAGGCGGTATGCATCGGGCGGGTGGATAGTCCGGGGCCTCTCAAAGTCACGTTCGAAGTCGGGAGGAGGAGCCCATTGCACGCCGGGGCCTCCGCGCGCGTCCTTCTGGCACATATGCCTCCTGAGGAAGTGGATCGAGTAATCCGAAACGGCCTGACCAGGTTCACTGAAAACACGTTCGTCAGCGGAGATCTGCTGCTCGAGGAGCTGGCGCTCACGAGGCAGCGGGGGTACGCCCTGAGTTTCGGGGAGCTTGACCCGGGCGTTGCCGCGCTGGGAGTTGCAGTGAGGGGAAGGATCGGGGAGGTGGTGGCGTCGCTGAGTGTGAGCGGACCTAGCAGCGACTTCACGCCGGGGCGGATACCCGAACTTGTCGAGATGACGCGTCGTTCTGCGGAGGCCATAACTGGGGCTCTCTTCGGAGGCCCGGCCCAGATCGGTGACCGTAATCGCACGGCTCAAAGATTTGAGAAGGGGGGGAGCCATCTGTGTCCAAAGTGA